A genomic window from Periophthalmus magnuspinnatus isolate fPerMag1 chromosome 16, fPerMag1.2.pri, whole genome shotgun sequence includes:
- the gbp gene encoding glycogen synthase kinase binding protein yields the protein MPCRKENYIFLEQSVTVDSKEVDALVTKIGEALQLHNNGSGHHQKAMSMSCLHGITAGNAAGAGGKQTALIGASAGAGIQRGHGCCLRLRSRGQHRGSSRASPYHIPGSSDQEWDQIRPWNKKRLAVEEDDPHRLLQELILSGNLIKEAVRRLQFSAADCGDCAENVSC from the coding sequence ATGCCCTGTCGAAAGGAAAACTACATATTTCTGGAGCAGTCGGTGACGGTGGACTCCAAAGAGGTGGACGCGCTGGTGACGAAGATCGGAGAGGCGCTGCAGCTTCACAACAATGGCTCTGGACACCATCAGAAGGCGATGTCCATGTCCTGTCTGCACGGTATCACTGCAGGTAATGCGGCCGGAGCAGGCGGGAAACAGACGGCTCTGATCGGGGCCAGCGCTGGAGCGGGGATCCAGAGGGGACACGGATGCTGCTTAAGGCTCCGGAGCCGGGGACAGCACCGGGGGAGCAGCCGGGCGAGTCCGTACCACATCCCCGGCTCTAGCGACCAGGAGTGGGACCAAATCCGGCCGTGGAACAAGAAGCGGCTGGCGGTGGAGGAGGACGACCCACACCGGCTGCTACAGGAGCTTATTCTATCCGGGAATTTGATAAAAGAAGCGGTGAGGAGGCTGCAGTTCTCCGCGGCGGACTGTGGAGACTGCGCGGAGAACGTGTCGTGTTGA